ATATTTCTTCTAAACCTTCCCTAGTTTTAGCTGAACATTCCATATATGCATGAGCCTTtgctttcttcttcatttttttaccATCTTGTTTACTGTAACAACTTCGTGTCGGATCATCTCTTAAATCTATCTTTGTGGCTGTAATAGAATACAATATTTTTAGTAGATacctatgatttttttttaaagttttcAATGTTTTGTATTATGGAGAACATGCCACCATCGGATAAATCAGATGAAAAATTCAGTACTTACCAATTTTGGGGCGTAGATTGCGAATCCGAAGTCGAAATTCCGTGCAAATgcctagtttttgagaaaaaaaatataaatggtCACTTCATTCGCCATCGGCCATTATGGTTATGATGACAGCGAGTGGACCGAGGTTGCCAGACTGAAAATTTATCGGATCAGCAAAGATACCATGGGGAGATGTGGGCCACCCAGATATATCTCTGGGGCCACCTTTGCCTGGATAGGAGAATGGAAAAAAGGAATGATTGTGAGAAGGAAAaagaaggttaggttaggttacgttaGAACTTTTTCTATCACATAATTGAGGTGAGTACAGCTGAAAAATTCATCCCGAAAAGACCACGGGGAGGTGTGGGCCACCTTTGTTTGGTTAGGAGAAAGGAAAAAAGGAATGATTGTGAGAAGGTTAGGTGAGGTTACGAACAAATATGAACAGGAGAAGCTTGAATAATGAAAtagaaacgaaaaataaaattattaccgGAACTAAACCGCAAATTTGAACTATTCAATTATTTGCTTCCTCATCATTTGGAGAGAGCTGTACTCACCTCAATTATGTGCTAGAAAAAGTTCtaacgtaacctaacctaaccttcttTTTCCTTCTCAAAATCATTCCTTTTTTCCATTCTCCTATCCAGGCAAAGGTGgccccagagatatatctctgggtgGCACACACTTCCCCGTGGTTTCTTGGCTGATCCGATAAATTTTCGGTCTGGCAACTACGCTCCACTCGCTGTCATCATAACCCTAATGGCCGATTTCCTGGGCAAACGTAAACATCTTGTTTTTACCGAATTAATGGTAAAAAAACGGATGGAAATGCATGAATTATGattgaaaatgaatctttacACGAAATACTTGGCTGAAATCAAGTACGAATGGATTTTTACGGCAAATATAAGGAAATGAAGGGACGTCAATGAAGtgaccatttttattttttttctcaaaaactaggcATTTGCACGGGATTTCGACTTCGGATTCGCAATCTACGCCCCAAAATTGGTAAGTACTGAATTTTTCATCGGTATTTCTTGTTGGTGGCATGTTCTCCATAATATATAATACACTTTATACACATAATATATAATACACTTTTGATTTGTTTAAAATATATCTGATTCAATTGAGACCAGTTATTATTAGACTAGAATTATGAGTTAATAtaacatatttaatttttccaatGGAAACAAGAGGTCCAAAGATTGTAGtgctaaatataaatttgaattgTAACATCTGTCCGTGAGGACATGATataaaattcgtgaaactgttgCTCAATAAATTGAAGCCAGTCATGAAGGCATGCCATCGAAGAAGACTGTAACCATGATCCGGGAGACCATGGGAGATGTCAAAGTCAAATTGGCTAGATCGATTCAGACCGTaaaacttgttgatattcatataagCGTGTGATATGCGCctaaattaattcttattattgtattcaagCCTCGATGATATAAACGTTATCTCTTGTTCATTGAAGCCAGTGTTAATAATTCCACCAATGAAAGACTGTGTGTgtaccatagacttataatacatggactcactgtcacgtgacttttcagtagatcgaggggttgtatgcattagagagagaagggcttatgcgttttgatcgaacaagaaagagatgaactgattccgtgtgggcaatgtcaaaatcatatgatggatattaacgcagacgttgcccacaaggtgttcatacgttgagtattattcacattatatttattcttgaatgaaactcacataatttttatatttttcatttcgaaggaatgttacggaattcctgtttgccttctcggaagcttgttgaacatttattatggaaaatttttacaattttcgcagactttgcccacaaggtgttgataagttgattattattctcattacatctatttttgactaaaactcacatattttttgacataattgatttcgaaggaatgctatggaatttctgtgtgtcttctcggaagcttgtttaaaattttttgaagaaaattttcgcatgaacttgtgttctataaccttttgacagcttgcccacaaactttccatcttattcaaccaaccgacttctctctcacatgcggagtccatgttatttataagtctatggtgtGTACCAAATGATATGGCTCCCATTTTGATAATAATCTCATACTTTGTCGTACTCCTTGAGCTGCATTCGTAATCAATTCGCGgtccgaagtgcacttcggcacgaaagcTAAGCAGATGGCATTCGCTGTTaccattcataatgaaattcaattctAGAACATAATTCAAAGTCGgtaaatttcttgcaagttgcaaaccatcacttcggcaaggaatttcgtgccggctatggaTAATGCTAATATTAGCATAgtataagcatatgcttacgtTTTGATTAGTTATAGGTACATGTTTAATTTATATGAGCATTGCTTCCGAagtttattgcgaatggtaaatttcttGCCAACTTTCTTGCCGAAGAGTTCTTTGATCCGCGAATTGATTACGAATGCAGCTCTATTCTTCAATGTATGTATAAATGTTCGTGGAAAtggaataatgataataatatatattgATCCTTCGTGACATGATCTTACATGTATAGAATAAGTCataagataataataataataatgtatagtccattcaaaaaTGATAGTTTGTCTATAggcgttttcggaaacttactcAGGGTTACTAACTCGATCCATTGAAGTCACGTGACGGATCTTCTGGGATCACTGACCCGGTTCTAAGTTCACGAACTTATCAGGTTAGGATTTGGAAGTGTCAGTCGTGAGAATAACATAACCAAAACGTCATTCAAATTCATTataaactttcatttctaacaacgagggtgatcctccaccaagatcagcagaagatttttgacgtagagatgatattcctcccagtgcaattgaaggacaagttatgtacctatgattatttcctttttcttcagtcatcatcaagtcttcgaataagttttgatgaaagctttataattaactttttttctcgttttctgctctgtttctttgtttcagatattaattCGAAAGGggagaggataaagaaatttttatatcgatgGAAAACCCTTCAGttttaaaagcttattctgtaaacaaatttgacatcactacactactcacggggagacagggtttttttactgaggtttttccctaagctcttgtatcatactccaaattgtatggtaccccgttacactaacctttgctaaaactcatacatatgctttattgtttgatacctaaaaatgtattgctgacattcaaaagaatatatatatatatatattataaactTTACACATTTTATTGATGCAGAAACAGAGTTTATAAGAAAAAGTCGTAAGAATCTTCTTGCAATCTTGCAGAGAAATTTTATATTCCTATTGGAACTTCGTTTCATGGATGAATATTTATACACGATACAGAGCCTGTTTACATTATATTACCAGAGACAGTTCTGGGATTATTGGATACACAAGACTCTTGATGCTCCAGGAACAAGcaagaaaatcataaaaacttGAGTGTTTCGTCAATAATAGATCGTTGAAATGTAAAGATCTGGAAGTTTTCTTGGGGATTGGATCATCCTAGAATCTGCAGTTCCCTCAAGAAACCTCAAGAAAACAATAACCAAGATTTTACCGAAATTGGGAGGGGCTGCTAGTTTGAGCGTTGtaattttcaagaataaataaataaataacaaaatatggGATGATTTTATTCCCAGTCAGTTTTTCTGGGTTCCTGTTCCCAATTAATAATTGGATTTTCTGATGCCTTGCTTGAATTAATTGGCGTTTGCCATATCTTATAATTTGTAGTGTGATCAATATCAATATCTATTTATCAAAATTaggagcaagaagaaaattgcAGCTATAGTGGAATTAGCTAATGAAACTACACATTTCACATTGAGCCGAATTCTCTTCTATTTCCATAAATATTGAGAATAAGAGTAGAAAGCTTATTCCCGCGTTTTTCAGATAGAAAACTAAACTGCAGTGCGCATGCGGTGACTCTAGCGATTCGAACGACCCTGCTTACTAGCGTCTATTTCCTGTGCTTTACAAATGAACCTTCATTTGTCCCTGCTGAGCTGCCATCTGTAGTGGGAAGTGGGAGTTATATTCGCTATGATGTGCGCGGTTATATGTTcctgaatttcaaaattaattaaattaacgCAAAGCGGATTTTCGTATATATAAAGTTCTCGTATTGTAACCCCCAAATTAGCAGAAATGGCTAGTCTGTGTTATGAATGCGGCAAGGTATTTTCCAACATATATGTATCAAGTTTGAGAAGACACGCCAGGAATTTTCACAGAGATGAAATCGCTCCTAACTTGTACAAAAATGCAGCGAAATATAATTAGGTATAACTGCCATTGTGGAAAGAACTTtagtgataaaaataatttcacgaACCATCAGAAGATTCACGGTGGAGATTCATCTTCGGGTCCATTATGTAATGAGTTGTTCACATTcaagaatgaaattttgaaacattttgaaCAGTTTCATGAGCTTGTTATCAAATCAAGTACCTATATACCTTGAAATTTAACTTTCAAGATGAGTTTTTTGTGTTGAAAAATGAGTTGGAAGCGCAGACAAACGCTAATTTTGTCAAATATAATAACAAAGATTCACGAAACTGGAAAACCGGTTATTTGGTTTGTAATAGTTCAGGAACTTACTTGCCGCGAGTTGAGGAAAGTGGGCGTTAACGGTATTTGAAGATACAAGGTAGTTataaaattaattcttattgtCCGGCCTccataaagttttcaaaaaataaactGAATAATAGATGTCAAGCAGAATATATCGAAACGCATGTTGGACATGACCTTGATCCAGGATATGTAAATCTATCAAAACCAATAAATAAATAGACAAAAAATAGCTCAAAAAATTGCTAGTAAAATTTCCTTTGACGAAATTCTCAATGAAGTTCGTGAAAATGTAACTGATTCAGAAGTGAGCCGCATACACCTTTTAAggagaaaaaatttatataatatcGAACAGTCTTTCAACTTATCATCATCAGCAGTAAGACATCCAAATGATGGAGTAAGTGTAGACTCGGGGGTTAAAGAAATGCAAGAAGAAAAGCATTGTGTTTTATTTTACAAACCGCAAGGCATCTtagatgaaaaagaattttatttaaaaaaagaagACTTTGTTCTTATCATTATGACTACTGATCACTGTTTTCAAccagaaataaaaaatcaaagaaaaaaatcattctcCTTAATCTGTGTAGAATACAGAGTACTTGTTTCGATAaactatttaaaattttttttgacgtATCATTGATCCCAATTCCATAGAATCCCTTTCTGAATTAAGGTTTATTGGTACTTCATTTTACCATCCCCTGGAATAAATACTCACAGAAAGATTTAATTAACATGCTGGAAAAATTTTGCTAATGATAATAGGTCTTTATATTAACCTCAGCGGAAGATGGAGCTTTTCTACTCAACTGAGGAACATAACATACATTTATTCTCATAATTATAACATAAGAATACTATTTTGTAATTCCAAAGTATAGTTGCACATCATTCCTCATAAATATTGATATCTCTGAAAGTGTTTATATTTTACCATGATAAcgtatattatttgaaataaaatgtaCTTTGCCAATCCTGAGAACCTAATCTTGTTTATCTGCCTATTCCTATTATTAAACAACATAAAAGAGGAAACGATTCCAAATATTATTAAACTCTGATTAAACCTTTTAATTTGCCCGCGCTGCCGACCATAGAGATATGATTACAAATATTTGTCAGACAGTCTGTGTTCTAGGTTCATTTGTAAGGCACAAGAAATAGACGCTAGTCCCTTTTTGTGTAGGGTTACGGAAAATCAAGTCAGTGATCGAGGTAGCAGCACCGTACTTTCCGAACACGGGTTAGATGTTCGGGTTAGGTAAACGAACGCAAAGGTTAGGGATCGAATGAACCCgagtaagtttccgaaaacgtCTTATgaaaatgattgacatcccagtagacattgaaagtccagacgcagcttaattggcgaatccaaaaatctaaacgctgCCTAGCGGCCAAATCACAAACCTAGAAAGTGAGTAATAACTTGTGTTTTACTTCTTtgggttagatattttcataacatattcggttaccagtggactatattcacaaaactttttggatgtctgactagaaaaataggtattaaaaTAATTTAGTGAGTATATTTATATCAGTGTCAttcagttgagaaactatttgccaattttcactataattttaggttaggagatatctttgttctagatgaattttctagtgttggacgattaagaaaggcaatgcgaattttcatttccatgatttcaATAGTGCCGAGAAACCTGAGCAGAAGAAAGTATATGAGATTAAATTTCTGACATACCTGAAGTTGTACATGCATTACTGGACTTGCAATCTTCAAGGGATGATACGTTGGGAACATTTTAAATGAAAAGTAGTGATTtgacttggaattttgcaagcagttgaaagtgatcaataattaaaccgttcgacaagaatttcaaatttcgttaatgaaattacaactgtagaattaattttcaggCGGTCTTGTTGAGTTAGTTGTAATTactggaaaataatttctgtgttggcattttgaactgcataatatgttttcatccaaataaattatctcaaatatttacattcatttatttccacaaattacataattcatgtgagtgtgatgatagaatgaaatcttctggatataagttcttgtaaaatcttccatcaaacgacaccaacatgttcaggaaagttctggaggaacccgagcacaatcaataatcccataattattcactacctttacaaatatctctataatcgaataaaatctacaataacattgctttcacaatagagttttcacgatgattactcattttccgccatgtttgttgacaagtcgcagcgccctcatcggtagttggattcgccTATATCCGatcacaaaagatcttcaatatgtccattcaagaatgattgacataccagtatagtccattcaagaatgattgacatctcgagtggctatggaaaatcgaatttaagttggtaatatcccataagttcagattttgtgttgcagaattcaggttggtattgtgaatcaACGGTGATCCATAGACCAATTATCGTGattctatgcactgaccgaagttaatttgaattttgtactgctgtttatATTCTTAACTTAATcgaacaaattggaaacataattatatcaattttgattgctgattaatatgctatGAATtctaatatttcttctttttaaattcttttctaggttatatttaaatattctacttctgtgattgaaattacagaaattattgaagatcttttgtaaccaaattttgaaattgggTGCATAGTCTAGAGGCTGAGCCCACACTCAGGTCTACTCTGATAGAGGGCCGCTATTGGAGATAGTACTTGCTTGAgaagtagaagaagaagaagtaatcaaatttaagctgcgtctgaactttcaagtcctactgggatgtcaatcattcttgaatggactataggaCTTGAAAGTCTAGACTATGGAAGGTagctctctaccctccatagtctAGACGCAGGTcataaaagatcttcaataatttgtgtactttcaatcacagaagtgaaatatttaaatataacctagaagagtttttgaaaagaagaaatattcaaattcagagtatattaatcagcaatcaaaattgatacaattatgtttccaatttgttggaTTAAATTAAGAATGTAAACAGCTCTACAAAACTCAAATTACCTTCAGTCAGAGCATTGATATTTTATGTTGCGGAATTCAcattggtattgtgaataaacgtCGATCCACAGACCAATctagctgcattcacaatcaattcgcgggccgaagtgcacttcggcacgaaatttaccattcgcaataatcttggaaccaaatactcaaatgaatcaaaaatgtaactgatcaaaacataagcatcagcatcatctatagccggcacgaaattccttgccgaagtgatagtttgcaacttgcaagaaattttgtcttgaatttcattgtgaatggtaacggagaacgccatctgctaagcttccgtgccgaagtgcacttcggcccgtgaattgattgtgaatgtagctttaaattcgattttccatagccacccgagatgtcaatcattcttgaatggactttactttctgtagtttcaatcacagaacttaaatatataaatataacctagaaaaatatttgaaaagaagaaataatcaaattcagagcatattaatccgctttcaaaattgaaacaattatattttcaatctGTGTGATTAAATTgagaacataaacagcagtacaaaattaaaattattgttggtcagtgcatagattcacataatAGGTTtatagatcaatgtttaatcacaatagagagatatggaagcatccttaacgtcatgcggtaataacgtcaagcgctaataacgttacgacgcatgcgtatttccattttcagaatagcGGGCGGTATTAACGTTACCGCATGCCGTAATttacaaagatattacacaccaagatagAGCATAGTGAGAGAGAAAACGTCCTCGAAATAAGATAGCTATATGTTTATATTCtgatcaaaaccaaaacaataaaccacataCAGCGATTGGTTGAAAAGACTCGTGTTTTCCGAAGTTATCCGAAGTGAtgatcaaaaccaaaacaataaaccacataCAACGATTGGTTGAAAGAATCGTGTTTTCCGAAGCTATCCGAATGATGCTGAATTGTCAAGCAGCGTTGgcaatatttttggaaaagtATATAATCCCAGGTTTTCGCTTCCGTTCGAGAGGAAATATgacataattatttcaatgtaaaatgTATCGGctattgaataaatgataatACTGACAATACTAATGCTTGATGAATTCAGGATATGTTCTAAGCCAAGTTACATAATGAAATTATGTTCAtaaatttaatataaaaaaataaggaGATGACGAAGAAAGAAGTTTGGCAACGTTGTTTATTCAACAACCCACTTCGAATGGCCACATGTTTACATATTCTCGAATCTTGAATGATACAAACGTTATTGTTGGACGATTTACGTGAAAACGGTGTTAGACAATAACTAGAAACTGCAAAAATGGTGAATCGCTGTGTGGTGtgcaaaaaaatcagcagtaaAAGCAATGGAAATCCATGCACCGGTAAGTAAACAACAACAAACGATATTTTTCCATAGGCGTAACTTGGGATACCTAGCTTTTTTCATTAGTCTCGTACTAATTTCGTATTGTTTAATTCATCACTAAAGAATTTTTCCTCTCATTAGAATGCCTACTGATAGTGCTCGACAGAAATTATGGATGGACCagttaaaactgaaaatttcagaatcttcCAAATGGGTATATGTTTGCTCTGACCATTTTTGTGACGAAGATTTCATccttaaatttggaaaaaaatgtttgaaaacggAAGCTATTCCATCCAGGATTTCATTGCCTGATCCTTGGTGagtattctgaatattttgaatgtatcGAGTGAAATCAATCATTTAAATAATGTTACTATAATAAATCAAGGGATTACACAATTCTTATTGAAGAatcctaattttttatattttatttcagttcAAGTAACACATTAGCGGCTTCAGACGAAAGGTATATGACCCAGGACCCATCAGATGTTGGTAAAGTTGGGGAGTCCTCAAAATTGATTGGTTCTGAATTATCAGAAACTTCAGATTTGTCTGCTACCGCAAGTGCTTCAGATTTATCTGCCACATTGACTGCTTCCGATTTATCTGCTACAGACATGTCTGTTGCTTTGGCCGCTTCAGATTTATCAGGCAAAGTGGATTCCTTAGAAGTATTTGATACTGAAAAATTTGCAGCACCACATACAAAAACGTGAgtgtattgaatattattttgaatgcaTCAGGTGAAAACAATCATTTAAAAAGTGTTTGTCTTGCGATCATTTCCAACCATAATTTATGttgatatgttttcatttcagttcaTGTTGCACATCGACTGCTTCAGATGGAAGGAGTGTGACCCAGACTCTCTCAGATATTGGTAGAGTAGAGGAATTTCCAAAACTGAGTGGTCTGAACTATCTAAAACTTCAACAGCTTCAGATTTGTCTGCTACATGCAATGATTGCACTAGTCTGTTGATACCCCTCATCAAAGAAACTACGTgtatttcctttattttcaaatttgatagtATCTGTCCATTGTCATGTTGTCACACTTTCAGAATCCTATTGTTTCGTTTATATATTCTATTTTCCAGATCTATATGTACTAAAAATGATGGATAATTTTTATCTTGTAATACTGTGGTACTCACCACATTTTCAATTGTGCAAAatggttgaaaacaaaataatacttGATTCAAGTTCAGCAATGAATTCAGTAATCTAATAAAAGAATTATGCTTCCTAATTAGTCCCTCTTATTATAAATGTTGCATATAAATGTTGAGCTACAGGATTATTGTGATATGTTTTTATAAAGgaattttttgtcagtattAAGTTTTCAATCATTTAATAAGAACATTCAATCATTTAAATTTTAAGTATAATTTTGATAGACGCATTAACTATTTTGAGAATTGTCTGAGTCTTGTTATTAATTTATGTCATTGTACTGTAATGTTTTTCTGGATGAagttgtataataataattaagaatTGTTCTTATAAGAAGttgttcattttttctataGGAATATTTCTTCTATTCCTGTTCGACTACAAAAgcaaattttaatgaattattgCAATTAATTTCTAAATAAAATGTAGAAAACGATATTTAAGGCTATATCACATATTATTTTCTACTAAAATACTAGCTATCAACATGAACGaatctgtatttttggaattattgaaaaaataaatttttcctcaCATCAGtggtttaccattttttttttaaatctagatttatcaaaaaatttcccTTGACAAAGTAAGCGAACGGCCTAGTGCAAAACCTGAAATAACTTGATGTATGGGCAATGTTATGGATCATactaaacaaatatttattttttggaagaaaCCAATCTTAGTCAGGaagtttttcacggaatatGAAGTTTGGATAGTCGACAATCATAtgtgtgaatatttcattttgactcTCGTTAAAACTTCGGAGATATATCGGCAAAACTTCGTGCTTCAGATTGGTAACGCGAATTGATATCCCAGGGTTGAATAGGAGCGGTCTGCAAGcagtaaaagaaatttttttacggaATATCATAACCATTTGTGCGAAAATTTCTTCTAAAACTTCGGAGTTATATCGAAAACAATTCGTGCCTCAggtcatttcagttcaatttaacGAGAAATtatatcaaacaattttattttccaaacgaattgatgtaattatcaaattcataTACACCCATCATTACTATTCTTCACACCGCTATAATAAAAGatattacatattattattCACAACTTTTCaactacgccactggtttctGTTTACTATTGCCGCGTTTGTTTGTAAACATTCAGTGTTTACTTTGCG
The nucleotide sequence above comes from Coccinella septempunctata chromosome 4, icCocSept1.1, whole genome shotgun sequence. Encoded proteins:
- the LOC123312513 gene encoding uncharacterized protein LOC123312513, which translates into the protein MHRSSNTLAASDERYMTQDPSDVGKVGESSKLIGSELSETSDLSATASASDLSATLTASDLSATDMSVALAASDLSGKVDSLEVFDTEKFAAPHTKTSCCTSTASDGRSVTQTLSDIGRVEEFPKLSGLNYLKLQQLQICLLHAMIALVC